The following coding sequences are from one Rutidosis leptorrhynchoides isolate AG116_Rl617_1_P2 chromosome 11, CSIRO_AGI_Rlap_v1, whole genome shotgun sequence window:
- the LOC139875563 gene encoding uncharacterized protein, producing MECNKRDANARQLTYVEFLRYYVWKDDIRKWAKRVGQRTVGRINFVAPKSGESYYLRILLNKVRGATCFEDIRTVDNKVYGTFKDACFAIGLLSDDSEYIASLKETHEWASGEFCHTNELREVLYNLSLAKIETRDEIGSRTVPNTDFPKNTKTVSYRTVPKLKTSDSWKRNRYRIPFGSAFGTGTVLVFRKTFVWKTLAAAIRSRGEIPDCELAALLNKVKLIIWDEAPLMHIHYFEAFDRTMRDIIRSPNKDRPFGGKVVVFGGDFH from the exons ATGGAATGTAACAAACGTGATGCAAATGCGCGTCAGTTAACGTATGTTGAGTTTCTAAGATATTATGTATGGAAAGATGATATTAGAAAATGGGCAAAAAGAGTTGGACAGAGAACTGTTGGTCGCATTAATTTTGTGGCTCCAAAGTCAGGTGAGTCCTATTATCTCAGAATACTCCTAAATAAAGTTAGGGGAGCTACTTGCTTTGAAGACATAAGAACTGTTGATAATAAGGTTTATGGTACGTTCAAAGATGCTTGTTTTGCCATAGGACTACTCTCCGACGACTCTGAGTATATAGCTTCATTGAAAGAGACACATGAATGGGCATCAGGAGAGTTTTGTC ATACAAATGAACTGAGAGAAGTTCTATACAATCTGTCTCTTGCTAAGATAGAAACTAGGGATGAGATCGGTTCCAGAACCG TACCAAATACCGATTTCCCGAAAAATACCAAAACCGTATCGTACCGTACTGTACCAAAACTGAAAACGTCCGATTCCTGGAAACGAAACCGATACCGAATCCCTTTTGGTTCAGCTTTCGGTACCGGTACGGTTTTGGTATTTCG GAAGACGTTTGTTTGGAAAACACTTGCTGCAGCTATTCGTTCACGTGGCGAAATT CCAGATTGTGAATTGGCAGCACTATTGAACAAGGTGAAGCTAATCATTTGGGATGAAGCTCCTTTGATGCACATACACTATTTTGAAGCCTTTGATCGTACAATGAGAGATATAATAAGATCACCTAATAAAGACCGGCCTTTTGGAGGAAAGGTTGTCGTCTTTGGTGGTGATTTTCATTAG
- the LOC139875564 gene encoding uncharacterized protein — MRLIAGNDDNQIKELSEFADWILKIGEGKINEPNDGEADDVRFPRDVLLTADSNHVESIVSAIYPSLHANLHDGMFFQDKAILAPTNEEVDCINDHMLAIIDSDERVYYKSDSLCPDEVNDNFSQQVYSPKILNGLKVPGVPNHRILFKKKEFL; from the coding sequence ATGCGTCTTATTGCCGGTAATGATGATAACCAGATAAAAGAGTTAAGTGAATTTGCGGATTGGATTTTAAAAATAGGAGAAGGAAAAATTAATGAACCGAACGATGGTGAAGCTGATGATGTTAGGTTTCCTAGAGATGTATTACTCACCGCAGATTCCAATCATGTTGAATCAATTGTGAGTGCAATATACCCTTCACTCCATGCTAACTTACACGATGGAATGTTCTTTCAGGACAAAGCAATACTTGCACCAACAAATGAAGAGGTTGATTGCATAAATGATCATATGTTAGCAATTATTGATTCAGATGAAAGAGTGTATTACAAGTCTGATTCACTCTGTCCAGATGAAGTTAACGATAATTTTTCACAACAAGTGTATTCACCAAAAATTCTTAATGGCCTAAAAGTTCCTGGTGTTCCAAATCATAGAATATTGTTCAAAAAAAAGGAGTTCCTATAA